gttagagggaTCAAAGCCTTATAAGTtgaccaagacctccctccctaagcgatgtgggacaagagaggaggttgttacactctccacctcttaacagaatagaGTCCTTCTATGGCCCCACGGGCGTCGAACAAAGCATTCTGccgtggtcccacacgcggtcgggagttggctctgataccatttgtaacatcccgggccctaCTGTGTAATatgggccccactgtgtaatattgtccactttggatcacccgccctggcgcggacgaatcgccatcccagccacggtcttttccctcacggctttaaaacgcgttatacAGATTAGAatgacccaagccttataagctaaccaagaccttcctccctaggcgatgtgggacaagagaggtaTGGCCCCACGGGCATCAGAACAATTAACAGAATAGCATCAGAATAACATTTAAgttgtggtcccacacgcggttgggaggccctggcgcggacgtaccgccatcccagccacggtcttttccctcacggctttaaaacgcgttacacaggttagagggaTCAAAACCTTATAAGCtgaccaagacctccctccctaggcgatgtgagaCAAGAGATGAGGTTGTTACAGAAACTGACCTATAagttcttttggtttttttccacaccaatcattcttttctttggcaATGACATGGAGTATTGGAGCCATCGGCCCGATTAATCTTCGGCCATGAGTATAAGACGCAACCTCCGTGTACTATGACAATGCTTCACTCACTGCGAAAGCGATTATATCATGCATAATCATGGGAGATTTATGAATACTTTGGTTGAGCATCATTCTTTTCTTGCAATGAAGTGATCTGGAAGCACGTATTGGTTGGAGATCAAGTTAGCACTCTCATAAGGGCCGCATTTTCCCTCGTCCATCATTTTTTTAGTAACGTGAGATATCTGAATCTTGCAATTAAATTAATGTCCATTGTTAAATGCAAATCGCCCTGTCAACATGCATCGAGTAAGGCTCAACAAATGGGGTGGATGGACATAGCCTTCAAATTTAATACGAGCAGGCAGCAATGTGACATGAACACGGGAACTATTGCACAAAACCAAGCGCTTGACAACTCATTAAAAAATCCCATTTCTTCCTACCAAGATTAAAGGGCAACGCCGCCCTTGCCTAAATGGGAAACGGAAAGGGCAAAGGAAGAGGCAAGAAGTCTTTTGTTTTTACTCACTGATATTTTTCCTATTGGGACGAAACATCCTCATTTTTGGGACCAGGAAATGAAAACAACGTTGTCAAAGAAGTCCCTGTCGCCTTGGATCTGGGGTTGGAAGGGCGGCACAGGAACTGTGGAGATAACTAAAGGAACAAGGAGAGCCTGCCCTGGACCATTCATATGGGCCCCTTCAGCTTGGACAGACCTTCATACCAAATTGTCTGCAAGTGTGGCTTGGCAAGAGGCGGCAGCGTCGCGACAAAATCTGAGACGAGTGTCCGAAACAGGAGGCCCGGGCTTGGCCTCTTGTCGATTGAGAGGTCGGAGGATTTCCCTgaatatttttcaaatgcaatgcTAGGTATGCTAATATTAGTTCACAAAAGCTGTATGTTAAAACAAATTTGTCATACAGTAGACTGAAAATGATCAATTAAACAATTGGGTCATAAAACAATTCGCCATATGGTTTTAGGATAGAttctatgaatttattttaataggTATAGCGCTTCTCGTTGGTAGCCACTTCAAAGGTGAGTGTGAGGCCATCCGAAAACGAGGTCAATCGAACATTTTGCAAGGTTTTTCTGTACGACTATGTTTGCCGTAGCTGGCCAGTTCGCTGGTTTAGCAATGATGAGTTTGGAATATTCCACTTTGCTTCCCTTTCTTATCTAGGAGACTGATCCACCTCACATTAGCAATTTAGCGACTTGTTTTTCGTGCATCCCTAattcattggaagaaaaaaaaggccttGCATAAAGTGCTTCGTCtgtgtaaaatattttcatgtataaGGTCgtgaaaatgtatatttttatctACTGATGGAATGAATTTGGTGACCAAAATTAGTGTCATCATGCACCCATAACGACAATTTACAACACCGCGTACCAAATGTAATtcataaaacaagaaaaagagattgAAGAAGCAAGTGAGAATATGCGAAACTAGTCATTGtcgactctttttttttggaacataGTGTCGACTTTGAAACCCTAGCTTCTATACAAGCAAGAAAGCCCAAGAATATCTAGGTTAGATGGATTCTAGCCCCACTTGCCCTAGCTTTCACCCCTAGACACTGCCAATTGCCCATTCAGATGGGCCCTTCAGCTTGGACAACTCTCCTTCACATACCAAGTTGTCTACGTCTACACTGAATTTTGGCAAGAGCCAGCAGCGTGGCGACAAAAACGGAGACGAGTGTCCGAAACCGGAGGCCTGTGCTCAGCCTCTCGTCGATTGAGAGGTCGCAAGATTTCActgaatatttttcaaaagaaatgctAGGTATGTTAATATCGGATCACAAATGTCGTATATTAAAGTAGTCAAATGATGCGACAGATTAAAACGGTCAATTAAACAAGTGGGTCATATTTACTGTCTAATAATAATCTGCCATATGATTTAGCACATGGATTCTATAgcttaattttaataataatgcagcatttctctatttttaaccACTTCAAAGGTGAGTGTAAGGTCATCCGAGTATTTTGAGCACATAATCCGAATCAATGCCAATTGAACGTTTTACAAGTTTTCATGGCATGACTATGTTTGTTGTAATTGGGCGATTCACTCGTTTAGCAATGATGAGTTTCGAATATTCCACTTTGCTTGCTGTCCTTATCTAGGAGATGAACCGACCTCACATTAGCAATTCAGCAACTCGTTTTTCATGCATCactaattaattgaaaaaagaaaagaatttataTAAGGTACACGACCAATGTAAATTACTTTCTTACATAAAATGTAAAGGAAAGCGAATGCTTTCATCTGTCGATGGAACGAATTGACTGACCAAAATTACTGTCATCTCCTCATCCACATCGCTCGTGTAATGATGATTCCCAACACTGATGTATCCAATAAAggtccaaaaaagaaaaagaagaagaagaagaagaaaaagcaagtgAGAATATGCGAAATTCGTCATTGTCGACGTCGAAACCCTAGCTAGCATACAAGCAAGAAAGTCCAAGAATGTCTAGATTGGATGGATTCTAGCCCCACTTGCTCTAGCTTTCTCCTCTAGACACTCCTAATTGGGCCACATTGTCATGCGAACCAAGGTCTAAAGGACAACCGGATGGTCTTATGTGCCCGGGCAAATACTTGTCTGGATCGGTCCATGTGGATCCGAATCCATCATGTAAAATCTTACATGATCAATGGATTACTTTCCTTCATGAACCTAATCCACGCAGGACCTTCTCATATGCTTGTCCAATCGGGAAACTCGGTTTTTTCACTTTtcgatttttcacttttttttttactattttcttcaaatgtggaCCAGTaaatagagaaagaaagggaTGATTGATTATAGCAAGTGatcattttaatgttttcaataaaaaaaatatgttttttcttaTAACGTTAGTTTTTTAGTTGGATCATGTTAGTGAGTGTCTTATGCATAATTTAATACATTGATTGTAAAGCACAGGGGCAATCAATTAACTAGGAAATTTGAGTTTTCAACTTGGTTGCTTGGGACcctttattattcttttcattttttatttttattttctatcactgttttttctagaaaaaaaaatcttcaaaataacCAGAAGCtttttctaataataaaagagtatttatttgaagagaaaatattaaaatcttcaaataaatattcaatatgTTTCTAGTCTCATTCTTCCTCGGTCAGAGAAGAGTGGTCCTCAAGGCTATCTTCATCAAGCTCTTGATTCTTCATGATATAATAATAGATCCACTACATTGACGGTAACAGAAACACCACATTCTCAGAGACGTTTGCATTATCATTAATGCGTTCCAAAACTTGAAAAGAACGATTTACTCAATGAGAAAACTGAGTGTAGGAGCAAGGTTTTAAAACCTGCACACAACACATAGCACACAAGTGGCTTGTAAAATAGATATATGATGAgatcatacaaaaaaaaaaaaaaaaaaaaaaaaaaaagaaaagaaaagagagagataactTGGCTTGACGACGGGTTGGAAATCATTTTTACCTCAAAGGAATGACCGCCTTCCTTAAAAGATGCAAGTTTTCTATACTTGTTTGCTTGACCGCGATATATGCACGTTCTCTTTAAAGTCTCTTACTTTCTCATGTAACTGCTTGACTTCCTTAGCCATCTTGACGATGAAGCTGCCCGTGTGAAATTTCAAGAGTTGATTtccaaatttcccaaaaatccAGATCCTCTCTGTATACATCTCTTCAAATCCAACAATCTTGATTTGCATAGTGGAGAGAGGCGTATGTCGGCGGCTTAAAACATCCGCTACTCGAATTTGAGCATCACATTTACGTTTGAGGACAAGCGATAAGGATTCTAGAAATTCACTTCAGGCTGCATTTCGGCGGCTAAGCTCATGTTGAGAGCTCAAGTGCGTAAGTGCCTCATGGTCAAAGTACGAAACAAACTCTTTCGTTAGCGCGTTGGGGCTCCGGTGTTGAGACCACGCACTACAGCGTGAAACTCCTTATCATAAGTTGAATGCCTCAGCTTGGCATTGTTTAGTTCATCACATTAAAAAGGCAATGGCTTTCAGCCTTCTTGATTAAGGacaacagcagcaacagcaCTAACAGCATCGCAATGAACTTCAAAAACCAAATCGATGTTGGAAAGTGCTAAAACTAGAGATTTGATGGTTTTTTTAATCAAGAATTGAAAACTCTTATATGTTGTTTCGTGTGAAAAAGCTCCTAgtagattttgaagttgacaaaattgtCCACGAGAATTTAGTAAGTCTGATAAATGTCTTGAAGTATGTTGATCGAGGAAAATAATCTTGGAATGAAGTCATCTCAATCTAGCTCAAATTCAAGTACAGTTTGTAAAGTTTACTTTAGACGGAACATATTCAGACTTAAGTTTTGAGAGAATTACTCTCATTCCCATCCCGATGCAAGTTTAGAATGTGACAAGTTCAGTATGGAGCAAGTCCCGAACGCGACTAGTCCAATTAATATAATGGCTATTGATCTGATTTGGATTTCACACCTAAAAAGaattgattgactcaatcttaATTAATTGGCAAATCAATCccgagaattttttttttttttaaatggagaagatctacttatgaaaactaaGACTCTAGTTGCATGGGcaaccaaaattaattggagATTTAGCTTCTGTCACTCAATGGCTACTCAATTTTCTTGATATAGATCTGTCCACCAGGTAGGTTAGACGACAATCCTCTGGAGACTGTTCAATGGTtaatttggaagtggaggagttcATAAGGAAACCAAGGTGCTAAGAAGTAAGTAAGAGAGATGAGGCCCAAAATCtagaatttcaaagtttgattgTACTTTGATTATACACTTGTCTTTCTTGAGTTTAAaaagtttgtgatcgtgagagaaatacaaaagaagtgattgagtgagatagtgtgacCTATCACTAAGTATTAACACTCAATATTGTAATCTCTTTTCGATCATTTAGTGGAATTTAGCCAATAAGCTATCAGAGTAAGAGAGCGGACGTAAACTTGATTTAAGTCGAATCATTATAAACATTGTGTGGAATTTCTCTTATCCTTAAACTATTATTGATTATTGTTATAGTCTATTGCACACTCGCATAGCGCTTCTAAAGTTTGCTCTACTGCATAACTGATTCTAAACTTTATTCTAGAATCTTACATTTGTTTAGACTTTGATCTTGACTAGTTTTATTCTACTTTAAAttgttgagttttttttttaatcacctAGTCAACTCCCTCTAAGTGATTTCATCATTTCGTTCCATTGAAACCTCACTCTCTTTATCCATTCGGTATTTGGTGAAGAAGTAGACCTGAAATTCTTTATAAACCTACCACCCACGAGGGTGGCTCCGCTGGTAGGCTCCAGGACCTCCACGCTGGAGGCTggagttcgaagcccctgcaaTGCAAGGGAGGCAGGTGGAGACACTTGGTGACTTACCCGGGGTGCATGGGTGGTGGTCTCCTACGTGCCTCCCCAGGGGTTTACTCCCAGCTGTCGGCTGTGCGGGGTTCCACCCTAGGGGTTTACTCCCAGCTGTCGGCTGTGCGGGGTTCcactgggtcacaaaaaaaaaaaaaaaaattctttataaacCTATAGACAAAAGCGAGGCCATGAAAGCTTCGAACCTGATGAAGTGTTTGCGGTGCTGGCCATGAAGTGTGGCTAAAATCTTGCTAGGATCCACGTCTGTTTCTTCATTAGTCACCACGTATCGAAGGAAATCTGCCTACAATAAATGGGATTAACCATAGAATCCCATAGTCGTGTAAGCACAATAAATCTCGCGAAATCAACAACAACATTGCTGTTATAACATGGCATGACCCTAATTGATGTAAAAATACTGTCTAATTTAGAAATAATCTAATATCTTCCATTAAACACGTGGAAAGTCCTCATTGGAAAACCAAGACAATACTAGTGGCTATAGAACACAAGCAATTGTTCCAAgggaaaaattcaaacaaaacatCGATCACCCTTTTTTGCCCTCATTTCTGTAAGCAAGATAAGTAAGCACTGTTTGTGCGACAGTGAGAAGGAGCAGCATGGTGGCTGCGGAAATGGACAACAATGCCCAAGGACTATGCAGATGTTCCCTCCTCAGTTTCGCCATACTACGATTCCACCTCTTTTTGCAGTGCGCATTCAGTCTGCGGAAGATATCATCGTAGTAGAAGTTGGACAGGGTGACATAGTCGCCCATCTCGTTAAACATCTGCGCAACTGCCTCGTCATCGCCCATGTAGTTCTTGATAATCCCCGCAGCCCGGAGCAGCTCGACGTCCTTTGAAGAGTCTATGAGGCAATCCATGAACGTCACGTAATCTGTCATGTAGTTGACTTCCCCGCTTGGACGGTGCTGCTCGTACGCGATTAGGTTTCGAAGCTGCGACTCGGTGTGGTCCTGTACAGTCAATACAGGTATCTCGAGCGTCCCGTCCTTGAATGTGATATCTAACAGGTCGGGACTTTTCTTCACCCTAAACCTGACTCCGAACTCCCTGAGCTCCGCAGGGGACATGAATTTCTCTGTCATCGGCTTGGTTCTGGGGTTTAGCCGATGCCGACGAGGCAAGCCAGTCAAACATGTGTGCATTAGATGCAGAAGATGTTTGCTCTCGCGAAGCATCCCGCGATTTGAGTCACTTGGTACGAAATTCAAATACCTGGTGGCAACGTCGATGAGCTCGGAATGCTCTTCCGGACCCTTAGTGAGGCCATACAGTTCTTCCAAGATGAGAAAGGGGATTTGGTTTTCGAGCAGCACTAAATCGCGCGGGAGGCAGAATCGGATCCAATCTTCTTTCATAACAGGGTCGTCCTCGTCTCTCAGTTCCTTTATACTATTCTTACGGAACAACTCGACGAGGAAAAGACCATCAATGAGCATCATCGCTAGGAAGTTTTCTTGGGAGAGGTCGACGGCTTCCGCGTAGCAATCACGCGCCCACTGTTCCATA
The sequence above is drawn from the Eucalyptus grandis isolate ANBG69807.140 chromosome 11, ASM1654582v1, whole genome shotgun sequence genome and encodes:
- the LOC104414202 gene encoding UPF0481 protein At3g47200 translates to MSNPQRNQHARNGDQSGMQDHVSIYVQNILHGVPTARPEHSIFRVRHQLRGVNEKAYEPEILAIGPYHSGNDKFKFMEEQKLRYVKRLLWRRREGSVDKYMPALRSMEQWARDCYAEAVDLSQENFLAMMLIDGLFLVELFRKNSIKELRDEDDPVMKEDWIRFCLPRDLVLLENQIPFLILEELYGLTKGPEEHSELIDVATRYLNFVPSDSNRGMLRESKHLLHLMHTCLTGLPRRHRLNPRTKPMTEKFMSPAELREFGVRFRVKKSPDLLDITFKDGTLEIPVLTVQDHTESQLRNLIAYEQHRPSGEVNYMTDYVTFMDCLIDSSKDVELLRAAGIIKNYMGDDEAVAQMFNEMGDYVTLSNFYYDDIFRRLNAHCKKRWNRSMAKLRREHLHSPWALLSISAATMLLLLTVAQTVLTYLAYRNEGKKG